In one Cyclopterus lumpus isolate fCycLum1 chromosome 24, fCycLum1.pri, whole genome shotgun sequence genomic region, the following are encoded:
- the LOC117727442 gene encoding alpha-1-antitrypsin homolog: MHGIFASCALFALLLATVWAVPHHHHHDDHHDHHDHRHNHDHVHAHGGDAHSHEGEMSCAKLSAPNADFAFALYKSLSAKAAAGENIFFSPLGISTALSMLSTGAKGETHRQMFSTLGYSALQQAQVNEAYEHLFQMTEGGHHLHVGNAVALRSGSSPLEMFLKDVKHFYSAHVFDVNFAKPAEAAAEINTYIANKTHNKITDMVKNLNPAMAMVLINYVYFSGEWVKHFNVNHTKKADFNVDETTKVQVDMMMRTGRYDFYHDDDNHTTVILLPYKGGNTSMMIVLPDEGKMKEVESNINKDHIRHWHDSLFRSSVNLFLPKFSISADACLGSTLTEMGMADAFTNTADFSGLTDKEKLKVAKVTHQALLSVDETGTVAAGATSIEVMPMSMPETMKLDRPFMVFILEHSTKSILFMGKINNPTAM; encoded by the exons ATGCATGGGATCTTTGCTAGTTGTGCACTCTTTGCACTGCTGCTGGCTACAGTCTgggcagtcccccaccaccaccaccacgacgACCACCACGACCACCACGACCACCGCCACAACCACGACCACGTCCACGCCCATGGTGGCGATGCTCACAGTCATGAGGGAGAAATGAGCTGCGCCAAGCTGTCTGCTCCCAATGCTGACTTTGCCTTTGCCCTCTACAAAAGCTTGAGTGCcaaagctgctgctggagagaaCATCTTCTTCTCACCGCTGGGCATCTCCACCGCCCTGTCCATGCTGTCTACCGGGGCCAAGGGTGAAACCCACCGCCAGATGTTCTCCACGCTGGGCTACAGTGCCTTACAACAGGCTCAGGTCAACGAAGCGTACGAGCATCTTTTCCAGATGACGGAAGGCGGCCATCACCTGCATGTGGGTAACGCCGTGGCCCTGCGCTCTGGCTCCAGTCCCCTGGAGatgttcctgaaggacgtcaagcACTTCTACTCTGCTCATGTCTTCGATGTCAACTTTGCCAAGCCTGCTGAGGCTGCAGCTGAGATCAACACATACATAGCTAATAAAACCCACAACAAGATCACAGATATGGTGAAGAACCTGAACCCTGCGATGGCCATGGTGCTGATCAACTATGTCTACTTCAGTG GAGAGTGGGTGAAACACTTCAATGTCAACCACACAAAAAAGGCCGACTTCAATGTGGACGAAACCACCAAGGTTCAGGTGGACATGATGATGAGGACCGGTCGCTACGACTTCTATCATGATGATGACAACCACACCACCGTCATCCTGCTGCCCTACAAAGGGGGCAACACCTCCATGATGATCGTCCTGCCCGATGAAGGCAAgatgaaggaggtggagagcaaCATCAACAAGGACCACATCAGGCACTGGCATGACTCACTCTTCAGGAG TTCTGTGAATCTGTTCCTGCCAAAGTTCTCCATCTCCGCTGATGCCTGCCTGGGGAGCACCCTGACAGAAATGGGCATGGCCGACGCTTTCACAAACACCGCTGATTTCTCTGGCTTAACCGACAAGGAGAAGCTCAAAGTAGCAAAG GTGACCCACCAGGCCTTGCTGAGCGTGGATGAAACAGGAACAGTGGCAGCGGGGGCCACCAGCATCGAGGTCATGCCCATGAGCATGCCTGAAACCATGAAACTCGACAGGCCCTTCATGGTCTTCATTCTGGAGCACTCGACCAAGAGCATCCTCTTCATGGGCAAGATCAACAACCCCACAGCCATGTAA